A stretch of the Lytechinus variegatus isolate NC3 chromosome 5, Lvar_3.0, whole genome shotgun sequence genome encodes the following:
- the LOC121416196 gene encoding uncharacterized protein LOC121416196 — translation MSSPISALVILVLTVITGIVGSPLRSEKDRWLEAMGLADSPGIYVGPGPVDLESSGDFGSILGSLQGSGDNPSEPVKQEGFDLTDILIAVDHETDPVSFIPSSESSSSTSSSSSMSSSIIEASLSEYDGIDSEEEVHIEESTNNKYDGDNELGTGAIDGHNQNTFDNNMPFHPNAIPDAFQNGANAELGPDKEINKISTRAKANPNPKGVKPHPNIAGEREKSAVAGKGNAPPNVLKYTAVIGVVMVAVAVGMGALLSAIGLGAVRLIKRVRKPKAEEA, via the exons ATGTCTTCTCCTATTTCTGCCCTGGTTATCCTGGTTCTAACAG TGATAACCGGTATCGTGGGTTCGCCATTAAGAAGTGAGAAAGACAGATGGCTCGAGGCGATGGGTCTAGCTGATTCTCCAGGAATCTATGTAGGACCAGGTCCCGTTGACCTAGAATCCAGTGGTGACTTCGGAAGCATACTCGGCAGTTTACAAGGCAGCGGTGATAATCCATCAGAACCAGTTAAGCAAGAAGGATTTGATCTCACTGATATTTTGATCGCAGTGGACCATGAAACAGATCCAGTTTCCTTTATTCCATCAAGTGAAAGCAGCAGTAGCaccagtagcagtagcagcatgAGCAGCAGCATTATCGAGGCATCTTTGAGCGAATATGATGGTATTGACTCCGAAGAGGAGGTCCACATCGAGGAGTCTACGAACAACAAATATGATGGCGACAACGAGCTCGGGACTGGAGCTATTGACGGCCACAACCAGAACACCTTTGATAACAACATGCCATTCCACCCAAACGCTATACCCGATGCCTTCCAGAATGGCGCTAACGCTGAACTTGGACCTGATAAGGAGATCAACAAGATTTCCACACGGGCAAAGGCTAATCCTAATCCAAAGGGAGTGAAGCCACACCCCAACATAGCCGGAGAGAGGGAAAAGTCGGCTGTTGCAGGGAAGGGGAACGCACCCCCAAATGTCCTGAAGTACACGGCTGTAATAGGTGTTGTAATGGTTGCTGTGGCTGTCGGCATGGGGGCTCTATTGAGTGCGATAGGACTTGGAGCCGTAAGACTTATCAAAAGAGTTCGGAAACCTAAGGCAGAGGAGGCATGA